A stretch of the Streptococcus himalayensis genome encodes the following:
- the glgB gene encoding 1,4-alpha-glucan branching protein GlgB, translating to MNELEALRTFETGENFHLQHYLGVHPREQDGRKGYVFRVWAPNAQAVHLIGDFTAWYEGQLPMTRNEGGVWEVFTDLPQEGDIYKYNIRRNNGQEILKIDPFAISFEKRPGTGALVHTVAEKKWRDGLWLARRKKLGFFSRPVNIYEVHAGSWRRNEDGTSYRFSQLKEELIPYLVEMNYTHVEFMPLMAHPLGLSWGYQLMGYFAFESTYGTPEEFQDFVEECHLNNIGVIVDWVPGHFTINDDALAYYDGTPTFEYQDYDRAHNYGWGALNFDLGKNQVQSFLISSLKFWIDFYHLDGVRVDAVSNMLYLDYDSGPWKPNKDGGNRNYEGYYFLERLNTVIKLAHPDVMMIAEESTSYTKITGPKELGGLGFDYKWNMGWMNDILRFYEEDPIYRKHDFNLVTFSFMYAFSENYLLPFSHDEVVHGKKSMMHKMWGDRYNQFAGLRNLYTYQICHPGKKLLFMGSEWGQFLEWKSEEALEWRDLADDMNAKMQRFTAELNQFYKTHRVLWEIDDNYDGIDIIDADNRDESVLSFARQNADGDLLICIFNMAPVERPDFTIGVPVAGLYEEIWNTELEEWGGVWKAYNQTVQTKTQKWKDYEQTLTFTLPALGASIWKVKRRTKSNRFSKQTKETLDASRKEQA from the coding sequence ATGAATGAATTAGAAGCGTTGCGGACATTTGAAACAGGAGAAAACTTTCATCTCCAACACTATCTAGGCGTTCATCCTAGGGAGCAGGATGGTCGAAAAGGCTATGTATTTAGAGTCTGGGCTCCCAATGCTCAAGCTGTTCATCTCATCGGTGATTTTACAGCTTGGTATGAGGGACAACTCCCAATGACGAGAAATGAAGGGGGTGTTTGGGAGGTCTTTACGGACTTGCCACAAGAGGGGGATATTTATAAGTATAACATCCGCCGAAACAATGGTCAGGAAATTCTAAAGATTGATCCTTTTGCCATCTCCTTTGAAAAGCGACCGGGTACAGGAGCCTTGGTTCACACGGTTGCTGAAAAGAAATGGCGGGACGGTCTTTGGCTAGCAAGGCGGAAAAAACTAGGCTTCTTTTCTCGACCAGTCAATATCTATGAGGTTCATGCAGGATCTTGGCGGAGAAATGAAGATGGGACTTCCTATCGTTTTTCTCAGTTAAAGGAAGAGTTGATTCCTTATCTGGTTGAGATGAACTACACCCACGTTGAATTTATGCCTCTTATGGCTCATCCCTTGGGATTGAGTTGGGGGTATCAACTGATGGGCTATTTCGCTTTTGAATCTACCTATGGCACCCCTGAGGAATTTCAGGATTTTGTCGAAGAATGCCATCTGAACAATATCGGAGTTATTGTGGATTGGGTGCCGGGACATTTTACAATCAATGACGACGCCCTTGCCTACTATGACGGCACACCGACTTTTGAATACCAAGATTATGACCGAGCGCATAACTATGGCTGGGGAGCTTTGAATTTTGATTTGGGGAAAAATCAAGTTCAGTCCTTCTTGATTTCTAGTCTGAAGTTCTGGATTGATTTTTATCACTTGGACGGTGTACGGGTAGATGCGGTCAGCAATATGCTTTATCTGGATTATGATAGCGGTCCATGGAAACCCAATAAAGATGGTGGCAATCGAAATTACGAAGGGTATTATTTCCTTGAACGATTAAATACAGTGATTAAACTAGCTCATCCAGATGTTATGATGATTGCCGAGGAAAGCACCAGCTACACCAAGATTACTGGGCCAAAAGAACTGGGGGGCTTGGGCTTTGACTACAAGTGGAACATGGGTTGGATGAACGATATCCTACGTTTTTATGAGGAAGATCCGATCTATCGCAAGCATGATTTCAATCTCGTGACCTTTAGTTTTATGTATGCTTTTTCCGAAAATTATCTCTTGCCATTTTCGCATGATGAGGTCGTCCATGGAAAGAAAAGTATGATGCATAAAATGTGGGGGGATCGTTACAATCAATTTGCAGGACTTCGAAATCTCTATACCTACCAAATTTGTCACCCCGGGAAAAAACTCCTTTTTATGGGAAGTGAATGGGGGCAATTCTTGGAGTGGAAGTCTGAAGAGGCACTTGAATGGCGTGATTTGGCAGATGATATGAATGCGAAAATGCAACGTTTCACAGCAGAGCTGAATCAATTTTACAAGACCCATCGTGTCTTGTGGGAGATTGATGATAATTATGATGGCATTGATATTATTGATGCGGATAATCGCGATGAGAGTGTCCTGTCCTTTGCACGGCAAAATGCGGATGGCGACCTTCTTATCTGCATCTTTAATATGGCCCCTGTTGAGCGACCTGATTTTACTATCGGTGTTCCCGTAGCAGGGCTTTACGAAGAAATCTGGAATACAGAATTAGAAGAATGGGGAGGAGTTTGGAAAGCCTACAATCAAACAGTACAGACGAAAACGCAGAAATGGAAAGATTATGAGCAGACCTTGACTTTCACCTTGCCAGCCTTAGGGGCTAGCATTTGGAAAGTTAAGCGACGCACCAAGTCCAACCGTTTTAGCAAACAAACAAAAGAAACGCTTGACGCTAGTCGCAAAGAGCAGGCTTAA
- the ptsP gene encoding phosphoenolpyruvate--protein phosphotransferase, whose translation MTEMLKGIAASDGVAVAKAYLLVQPDLSFETVSVEDTNAEEARLDAALEASQNELSVIREKAVDSLGEEAAQVFDAHLMVLADPEMVGQIKETIRAKQVNAETGLKEVTDMFITIFEGMEDNPYMQERAADIRDVTKRVLSHLLGVRLPNPAMINEEVIVIAHDLTPSDTAQLDKNFVKAFVTNIGGRTSHSAIMARTLEIAAVLGTNNITDRVKDGDVIAANGITGEVLINPTDEQIAAFKAAGEAYAKQKAEWALLKDAKTVTADGKHFELAANIGTPKDVEGVNENGAEAVGLYRTEFLYMDSQDFPTEDEQYEAYKAVLEGMNGKPVVVRTMDIGGDKELPYFDLPHEMNPFLGFRALRISISETGNQMFRTQLRALLRASVHGQLRIMFPMVALVTEFRAAKAIYEEEKAKLVAEGVAVADNIEVGIMIEIPAAAMLADQFAKEVDFFSIGTNDLIQYTMAADRMNEQVSYLYQPYNPSILRLINNVIKAAHAEGKWAGMCGEMAGDQTAVPLLVGMGLDEFSMSATSVLRTRSLMKKLDTKKMQELAERALTECATMEEVLELEKQYVDFD comes from the coding sequence ATGACTGAAATGCTTAAAGGAATTGCAGCATCCGACGGTGTTGCCGTTGCTAAAGCATATCTACTCGTTCAGCCGGACTTGTCATTTGAGACTGTTTCAGTCGAAGATACAAACGCAGAAGAGGCTCGTTTGGATGCAGCTCTTGAAGCTTCACAAAACGAGCTTTCTGTTATCCGTGAAAAAGCAGTAGATAGCTTAGGCGAAGAAGCAGCGCAAGTATTTGACGCTCACTTAATGGTTCTTGCTGACCCAGAAATGGTTGGTCAGATTAAGGAAACGATTCGTGCCAAACAAGTCAATGCAGAGACTGGTTTGAAAGAAGTGACGGATATGTTCATCACGATTTTTGAAGGTATGGAGGACAATCCATACATGCAAGAACGTGCAGCAGATATTCGCGACGTGACAAAGCGTGTTCTTTCTCACCTACTTGGTGTTCGCTTACCAAACCCTGCTATGATTAATGAAGAAGTCATTGTCATTGCCCATGACTTGACTCCGTCAGATACTGCACAGTTGGATAAAAACTTTGTAAAAGCCTTTGTGACGAACATCGGTGGACGTACAAGCCACTCAGCGATTATGGCTCGGACCCTTGAAATTGCAGCGGTTCTTGGAACCAATAATATCACAGACCGCGTGAAAGATGGCGATGTGATTGCGGCAAACGGTATTACAGGTGAAGTTCTCATCAACCCAACAGATGAGCAAATCGCAGCATTTAAAGCAGCTGGTGAAGCCTATGCGAAGCAAAAGGCAGAATGGGCTTTGTTGAAAGATGCAAAAACAGTCACAGCTGACGGCAAGCATTTTGAGCTAGCTGCTAACATCGGAACACCAAAAGACGTTGAAGGTGTCAATGAAAACGGTGCAGAAGCCGTTGGTCTTTACCGTACAGAGTTCCTTTACATGGATTCACAAGACTTCCCAACAGAAGATGAGCAATATGAAGCTTATAAGGCAGTCCTTGAGGGCATGAATGGCAAGCCAGTTGTGGTTCGTACAATGGATATTGGTGGAGATAAGGAGCTTCCTTATTTCGATCTTCCACATGAAATGAACCCATTCCTTGGTTTCCGTGCCCTTCGTATTTCGATTTCTGAAACTGGAAATCAAATGTTCCGTACGCAGTTGCGTGCTCTTCTTCGTGCATCTGTTCATGGTCAATTGCGGATTATGTTCCCAATGGTGGCTCTTGTGACAGAGTTCCGTGCTGCCAAAGCCATCTATGAAGAAGAAAAAGCAAAATTGGTTGCTGAAGGTGTTGCAGTTGCAGATAATATCGAAGTAGGAATTATGATTGAAATTCCAGCGGCAGCAATGTTGGCAGATCAATTCGCGAAAGAAGTTGATTTCTTCTCAATCGGTACAAATGACCTTATCCAATATACGATGGCTGCTGACCGTATGAATGAGCAAGTTTCATACCTCTACCAACCATACAACCCATCTATCCTTCGCTTAATCAACAACGTGATTAAAGCAGCACATGCAGAAGGCAAATGGGCTGGTATGTGTGGAGAAATGGCAGGAGATCAAACAGCTGTGCCACTCCTTGTAGGTATGGGCTTGGATGAGTTCTCAATGAGTGCAACTTCTGTCCTTCGTACCCGTAGCTTGATGAAGAAACTAGATACGAAGAAAATGCAAGAGCTTGCAGAACGTGCATTGACAGAATGTGCAACGATGGAAGAAGTTCTTGAGTTGGAAAAACAATACGTTGACTTTGATTAA
- the nrdH gene encoding glutaredoxin-like protein NrdH, with the protein MVTIYSKNNCVQCKMTKRFLDTNHVAYKEINLDEQPEYIEHVKSLGFNAAPVVQTPTEAFSGFQPGKLKKLS; encoded by the coding sequence ATGGTCACCATTTATTCAAAAAATAATTGTGTTCAATGTAAAATGACAAAGCGTTTCTTAGACACCAACCATGTTGCCTATAAAGAGATTAACTTAGATGAGCAACCAGAATATATTGAACATGTCAAGAGTCTTGGCTTTAATGCCGCTCCCGTCGTTCAAACACCAACCGAAGCCTTCTCTGGCTTTCAACCTGGTAAATTGAAAAAATTATCTTAA
- a CDS encoding ISL3 family transposase produces the protein MEHINHTTQLIGIKDKHITLTKVMQHKTHIEVIATLDYAPPKCHHCKGRQMKYDFQKPSKIPFIEIGGFPSLIRLKKRRFQCKSCRKVTVSETSLVKKNCQVSELVRQKMTLLLLNRESLTHIASKLAISPYTVYRQLQQCQFQEDYASLPEIISWDEFSYQKGKLAFIAQDFNTKKIITILDNRRQTTIRNHFFKYAKEARNMVKVVTVDMSGAYIPLIKKLFPNAKIVLDRFHIVQHLSRALNQTRIQLMKQYDTKELEYRALKYFSKFILKDSRKLSLKPFCAKTFRETITPRECLRRIFKLVPELKGYYDLYQLLLFHLQEKNTEHFFGLIQDELSHLNKMFKTVLNTFIRYKTYIANAIELPYSNAKLEATNKLIKDIKRNAFGYRNFDNFKKRIYLALNITKEKTTFVSSRA, from the coding sequence ATGGAACATATCAATCATACCACACAACTCATCGGAATTAAAGACAAACACATCACATTAACCAAAGTTATGCAGCACAAAACTCATATCGAAGTTATCGCTACCCTAGACTATGCCCCTCCTAAATGTCATCATTGCAAGGGAAGGCAGATGAAGTATGATTTCCAAAAACCGTCTAAAATCCCTTTTATTGAAATCGGTGGCTTTCCTAGTCTGATTCGTCTGAAAAAGAGACGATTTCAATGCAAATCCTGTCGTAAAGTCACGGTATCAGAAACCAGTCTCGTGAAGAAAAACTGTCAAGTCTCTGAGTTGGTCAGACAGAAGATGACTCTGTTATTACTAAACAGAGAATCACTTACCCATATCGCGTCTAAACTGGCGATTTCACCCTACACTGTCTATCGCCAACTCCAGCAATGTCAGTTTCAAGAGGATTATGCTTCCTTACCTGAAATCATATCCTGGGACGAATTCTCCTATCAGAAGGGCAAACTGGCCTTTATTGCTCAAGATTTTAACACTAAGAAAATCATCACTATCCTTGATAACAGAAGACAAACAACCATCCGAAACCACTTTTTCAAGTATGCCAAAGAAGCCAGGAACATGGTCAAAGTGGTTACTGTAGACATGTCTGGGGCTTATATCCCGCTCATTAAGAAATTATTCCCTAATGCCAAGATTGTCCTTGATCGCTTCCATATTGTTCAGCACTTGAGTCGTGCCCTCAATCAGACAAGAATCCAACTCATGAAGCAATATGACACCAAAGAGCTCGAATACCGTGCACTCAAATACTTCTCGAAATTCATTCTAAAGGACAGTCGGAAATTATCTCTTAAGCCTTTCTGCGCTAAAACCTTCAGAGAAACCATCACCCCTAGAGAATGTCTCCGTAGGATATTCAAGTTGGTACCTGAGTTAAAAGGCTATTATGACCTCTACCAGTTACTCCTTTTCCACTTACAAGAGAAGAATACCGAGCATTTCTTTGGCTTAATTCAAGACGAGCTATCCCATCTCAACAAAATGTTTAAAACGGTGTTAAACACTTTTATACGTTACAAAACCTACATCGCTAATGCCATTGAACTGCCTTATTCTAACGCCAAACTGGAAGCGACCAACAAACTTATCAAAGACATCAAGCGCAATGCCTTTGGCTATAGGAACTTTGACAACTTCAAAAAACGCATCTACCTCGCTTTGAACATTACAAAAGAGAAGACGACATTCGTCTCCTCTCGTGCTTAA
- the nrdE gene encoding class 1b ribonucleoside-diphosphate reductase subunit alpha, translated as MSLKRLEDVTYFRLNNEINRPVDGQIMLHKDKEALAAFFKENVEPNTKTFSSITEKINYLIEENYLEKEFIALYDPAFIEELASFIHAQDFQFKSFMAAYKFYNQYALKTNDGDYYLESMEDRVLFNALYFANGNEAIAKDIADEIIHQRYQPATPSFLNAGRARRGELVSCFLIQVTDDMNSIGRSVNSALQLSRIGGGVGISLSNLREAGAPIKGYEGAASGVVPVMKLFEDSFSYSNQLGQRQGAGVVYLNVFHPDIIAFLSTKKENADEKVRVKTLSLGVVIPDKFYELARQNEDMYLFSPYSIEREYGLPFAYIDITEKYDELVANPKINKTKIKARDLETEISKLQQESGYPYVINIDTANRTNPIDGKIVMSNLCSEILQVQDPSLINDAQEYLHLGTDVSCNLGSTNIVNMMTSPDFGKSIRTMTRALTFVTDSSHISAVPSIEHGNSLAHTFGLGAMGLHSYLAQQFIDYGSAEAVEFTSVYFMLMNYWTLVESNHIARERGITFHNFEKSDYANGSYFYKYLTDQYLPKLDRVKELFKDIFIPSEQDWADLRDKVQKDGLYHQNRLAVAPNGSISYINDVSASIHPITQRIEERQEKKIGKIYYPAAGLSTKTIPFYKSAYDMDMRKVIDVYAAATEHVDQGLSLTLFLRSDIPQGIYEWKTESKQTTRDLSILRNYAFNKGIKSIYYIRTFTDDGDEVGANQCESCVI; from the coding sequence ATGAGTCTCAAACGATTAGAAGATGTCACTTATTTTCGTTTAAATAATGAAATTAATCGTCCTGTCGATGGACAAATCATGCTTCACAAAGATAAGGAAGCTCTCGCTGCCTTTTTCAAAGAAAATGTTGAACCAAATACCAAGACCTTTTCTTCAATTACGGAAAAAATCAATTATCTAATAGAAGAAAATTACTTGGAAAAAGAATTTATCGCCCTCTATGATCCTGCTTTTATCGAAGAACTAGCAAGCTTCATTCATGCCCAGGATTTTCAATTTAAATCCTTTATGGCAGCCTATAAATTCTACAATCAGTATGCCCTTAAAACCAACGATGGAGACTATTATTTAGAAAGCATGGAGGACCGCGTTCTCTTTAATGCCCTCTATTTCGCAAACGGAAATGAAGCCATCGCAAAAGACATCGCTGATGAAATCATTCACCAGCGTTACCAACCAGCTACTCCAAGCTTTTTGAATGCAGGACGAGCTCGGCGGGGAGAATTGGTTTCTTGCTTTTTGATCCAAGTGACAGATGATATGAATTCTATCGGTCGTTCGGTCAATTCTGCCCTTCAACTTTCTCGTATCGGAGGAGGGGTAGGGATTTCTCTCAGTAACCTCCGTGAAGCAGGGGCTCCTATCAAGGGATATGAGGGAGCGGCTTCTGGAGTTGTCCCAGTCATGAAACTCTTTGAAGATAGCTTTTCTTACTCCAACCAACTTGGGCAACGACAAGGAGCTGGTGTGGTCTATCTCAATGTCTTTCACCCTGATATTATCGCCTTTTTATCTACCAAAAAAGAAAATGCAGATGAAAAAGTGCGGGTTAAGACTCTCTCGCTTGGAGTCGTCATTCCTGATAAATTCTATGAATTGGCTCGTCAAAATGAGGATATGTACCTATTTAGCCCTTATTCTATCGAGCGTGAATACGGCCTACCATTTGCCTATATCGATATCACAGAAAAATACGATGAATTAGTTGCAAATCCAAAGATTAACAAAACAAAAATCAAGGCCCGCGATTTGGAGACTGAAATTTCAAAACTCCAACAAGAATCTGGCTATCCTTATGTCATTAACATTGATACGGCCAATCGTACTAACCCTATTGATGGAAAGATTGTCATGAGCAATCTCTGCTCAGAAATCCTTCAAGTGCAGGACCCTAGCCTTATCAATGATGCCCAAGAATACCTTCATTTGGGAACAGATGTTTCTTGTAACCTAGGATCCACCAACATTGTCAATATGATGACTTCTCCAGACTTTGGAAAGTCCATCCGAACCATGACACGTGCCCTCACCTTTGTCACAGATAGCTCTCATATCTCAGCCGTGCCTTCTATCGAGCACGGTAATAGCCTGGCTCACACCTTTGGTTTAGGTGCCATGGGACTTCACAGCTATCTTGCCCAACAATTTATCGATTATGGATCTGCTGAAGCAGTTGAATTTACCAGCGTTTACTTCATGCTCATGAACTACTGGACCTTGGTAGAATCTAATCATATCGCTCGTGAACGTGGAATTACCTTCCATAACTTTGAAAAGTCCGACTATGCAAACGGCAGTTATTTTTACAAATATTTGACAGACCAATATCTGCCAAAATTGGACCGTGTCAAAGAGCTTTTCAAAGATATCTTTATCCCAAGTGAACAGGACTGGGCAGATCTTCGCGACAAGGTTCAAAAAGATGGACTTTACCATCAAAACCGCCTTGCCGTTGCTCCAAATGGTTCCATCAGCTACATCAACGATGTTTCTGCGTCTATCCACCCGATTACCCAACGGATTGAGGAGCGTCAAGAGAAGAAAATCGGTAAAATCTATTACCCAGCCGCAGGTCTATCAACAAAAACCATCCCATTCTACAAATCAGCCTATGATATGGATATGCGAAAAGTTATTGATGTCTATGCTGCTGCTACCGAACACGTTGATCAAGGCTTGTCACTGACCCTCTTTTTGAGAAGTGACATTCCACAAGGAATCTACGAATGGAAAACCGAAAGCAAGCAAACAACACGTGACCTTTCCATCCTACGAAACTATGCCTTTAACAAAGGAATCAAGTCTATCTACTACATTCGTACCTTTACGGATGACGGAGATGAAGTCGGTGCAAACCAATGCGAAAGCTGTGTTATCTAG
- a CDS encoding glucose-1-phosphate adenylyltransferase, producing MKNEMLALILAGGQGTRLGKLTQSIAKPAVQFGGRYRIIDFALSNCANSGIRNVGVITQYQPLALNSHIGNGSSWGLDGINAGVSILQPYSASEGNRWFEGTSHAIYQNIDYIDSINPEYVLILSGDHIYKMDYDEMLQSHKDNAASLTVAVLDVPLKEASRFGIMNTDANNRIVEFEEKPANPKSTKASMGIYIFDWQRLRNMLVAAEKNAVDMSDFGKNVIPNYLESGESVYAYEFKGYWKDVGTIESLWEANMEYIDPDNALDSRNRQWKIYSRNLISPPNFFGPDAQVEDSLVVDGCLVDGVVKHSILSTEAQVRKGALVEDSVIMSGAIIGQGAKIKRAIIGEGAVISEGVEIDGTEEVQVVGYNERVGVPVDED from the coding sequence ATGAAGAATGAAATGTTAGCTTTGATTCTTGCTGGTGGGCAAGGAACACGTCTTGGAAAACTCACGCAGAGTATTGCAAAACCTGCGGTGCAGTTTGGAGGTCGCTATCGGATTATCGATTTTGCCTTATCTAACTGTGCCAATTCAGGAATTCGAAATGTAGGTGTCATTACCCAGTATCAACCCCTAGCGCTAAATAGCCATATAGGAAATGGTTCTAGCTGGGGACTAGATGGGATTAATGCAGGAGTATCGATTTTGCAACCCTATTCTGCTAGTGAGGGCAATCGTTGGTTTGAAGGAACCAGTCATGCCATTTACCAAAATATTGACTACATTGATAGTATCAATCCCGAGTATGTCCTCATTTTATCAGGGGATCATATTTATAAAATGGATTATGATGAGATGCTTCAATCCCACAAGGACAATGCGGCAAGTTTGACAGTCGCAGTCTTAGATGTTCCGTTGAAAGAAGCTAGCCGTTTTGGAATCATGAATACCGATGCTAACAATCGGATTGTCGAATTTGAGGAAAAACCTGCCAATCCAAAATCCACAAAAGCTTCTATGGGAATTTATATCTTTGATTGGCAACGTCTCCGCAATATGTTGGTTGCTGCTGAGAAAAATGCAGTGGATATGTCTGATTTTGGGAAAAATGTCATTCCAAACTACCTAGAGTCTGGAGAAAGTGTTTACGCCTATGAATTTAAAGGTTATTGGAAGGACGTGGGTACGATTGAGTCGCTCTGGGAAGCGAATATGGAATATATCGATCCAGACAATGCACTAGATAGCCGTAATCGTCAGTGGAAGATTTATTCTCGTAACTTGATTTCGCCACCAAACTTCTTTGGGCCAGATGCTCAGGTGGAAGATTCTCTCGTGGTGGATGGTTGCTTGGTAGATGGAGTTGTCAAACATTCGATTTTATCAACAGAAGCTCAAGTTCGTAAAGGAGCTTTGGTAGAAGACTCTGTCATTATGAGTGGTGCTATTATTGGTCAAGGTGCCAAGATTAAGCGAGCGATTATCGGTGAGGGAGCTGTCATTTCAGAAGGTGTAGAGATTGACGGTACCGAAGAAGTACAAGTTGTCGGATATAATGAAAGAGTGGGGGTACCAGTAGATGAAGATTGA
- a CDS encoding NADP-dependent glyceraldehyde-3-phosphate dehydrogenase: protein MTNYQNYINGEWKSSEKEITISSPIDGEVLGTIPAMTQEEVDVAMEKARKALPAWRALSAVERASYLHRVADILERDQEKIGEILAKEVAKGIKAAIGEVVRTADLIRYAAEEGIRIHGQVMEGGGFEAASKKKLAMVRREPMGVVLAIAPFNYPVNLSASKIAPALIGGNVVLFKPPTQGSISGLLLAQAFAESGLPAGVFNTITGRGSEIGDYIIEHKEVNFINFTGSTPIGERIGKLAGMRPIMLELGGKDAALVLEDADLEHAAKQIVGGAYSYSGQRCTAIKRVLVMESVADKLASLIQAEVEKLTVGHPFDNADITPVIDHHSADFIWGLIEDAKAKGATALTPLKREGNLIWPALFDHVTLDMDLAWEEPFGPVLPIIRITSEEEGIAICNQSEFGLQSSVFTNDFPKAFEIAEKLEVGTVHINNKTQRGPDNFPFLGVKGSGAGVQGIRYSIEAMTQVKSIVFDIK from the coding sequence GTGACAAACTATCAAAATTATATCAATGGGGAGTGGAAGTCTTCAGAAAAGGAGATTACGATTTCATCTCCTATTGATGGGGAAGTATTAGGAACGATTCCTGCTATGACGCAGGAGGAAGTGGATGTTGCGATGGAGAAAGCTCGCAAAGCCCTTCCTGCTTGGCGTGCGCTCTCTGCTGTGGAAAGAGCTAGCTATCTTCATCGGGTAGCAGATATTTTGGAACGCGACCAAGAAAAAATTGGAGAAATTCTTGCAAAGGAAGTTGCCAAAGGCATTAAGGCTGCCATTGGCGAGGTGGTCCGGACGGCTGATTTGATTCGTTATGCAGCAGAAGAAGGGATTCGTATCCATGGGCAAGTGATGGAAGGGGGCGGTTTTGAGGCCGCTAGCAAGAAAAAATTGGCCATGGTTCGTCGTGAACCAATGGGAGTTGTGCTTGCGATTGCTCCATTCAATTATCCGGTCAACCTATCGGCTTCAAAAATTGCTCCGGCTCTCATCGGAGGAAATGTTGTCCTGTTTAAGCCACCAACGCAAGGTTCGATTTCTGGACTTCTCTTGGCGCAAGCTTTTGCAGAATCTGGTCTGCCTGCAGGAGTTTTCAATACGATTACAGGTCGTGGTTCCGAGATTGGAGATTATATCATTGAGCATAAAGAAGTCAATTTCATTAACTTCACGGGTTCAACGCCGATTGGTGAACGTATTGGGAAGTTAGCAGGTATGCGTCCCATTATGTTGGAATTAGGTGGTAAGGATGCGGCTCTTGTGTTAGAAGATGCAGATTTGGAACATGCTGCTAAGCAAATCGTTGGAGGGGCTTATAGCTACTCTGGTCAGCGTTGTACAGCGATTAAACGAGTGCTTGTGATGGAGAGTGTAGCGGATAAACTCGCTAGTCTTATCCAAGCGGAGGTTGAGAAGTTAACAGTCGGTCATCCTTTTGACAATGCAGATATCACCCCCGTGATTGATCATCATTCAGCAGATTTTATTTGGGGCTTGATTGAGGATGCAAAAGCCAAAGGGGCGACAGCTTTGACACCTTTGAAACGTGAAGGTAATCTTATTTGGCCAGCCCTTTTTGACCATGTAACCTTAGATATGGATTTGGCGTGGGAAGAGCCATTTGGACCAGTTCTTCCAATTATCCGTATTACGTCAGAAGAAGAAGGGATTGCCATTTGTAATCAATCAGAGTTTGGACTGCAATCTTCTGTCTTTACCAATGATTTTCCAAAAGCCTTTGAAATCGCAGAGAAGCTAGAAGTCGGAACGGTTCATATCAACAATAAGACCCAGCGTGGACCGGACAACTTCCCATTCCTAGGAGTGAAAGGCTCTGGTGCGGGTGTTCAAGGGATCAGATACAGTATTGAAGCGATGACACAAGTAAAATCCATTGTATTTGATATAAAATAA
- a CDS encoding phosphocarrier protein HPr codes for MASKDFHIVAETGIHARPATLLVQTASKFASDITLEYKGKSVNLKSIMGVMSLGVGQGADVTISAEGADADDAIAAISETMEKEGLA; via the coding sequence ATGGCTTCTAAAGATTTCCACATTGTGGCAGAGACAGGTATTCATGCACGTCCAGCAACTTTGCTTGTTCAAACAGCTAGTAAATTTGCATCAGACATCACTCTTGAGTACAAAGGTAAATCAGTAAACCTTAAATCAATCATGGGTGTTATGAGTCTTGGTGTTGGTCAAGGTGCTGACGTAACGATTTCAGCTGAAGGTGCAGATGCAGATGATGCAATCGCTGCAATCTCAGAAACAATGGAAAAAGAGGGTTTGGCATAA